AACCTGCCCGCACTCCATGTGTCGTCCCTCCTCCGCGCCTGCGAGCGTCACATTTTCGACCGCCCGCCAGCCCCCTGAACGCGGCGCGGGGGTAACGTCATTTGATTTCCCAGCTCGTGTTATGCGGAATGTCCATTGCGAAATAACCGCCTTCGCCGGCCAGCGCAGGCATGGCGTTACATGCGAAAGGCTCGCTGCCCGAGATCCCCTTATATTTCCCGGTGCCGCCCGTAATGATGTGCGTGCCGCAACTCATCGTCGGCTGCGACTTGTCGACATCGCGGGTGTCGAAGGTCGAGAAAATCATGTCTCCATCGGCGTCGGCCAGGATGCATGCACCGTCGATATATTTCTTTGGCCCTGAATCGACATTCAATGCCGTGCACCGCGCCGACATCTTATCAAGCATCTTTTCTCCCTTCAGATTCTGGGTGGTTCCAACTGCCTCCAACAGGACGGCTGAAAAGCCGGGAGCCTTGAGGTTCTGCAGCGGCCGGAAAATGAAGTGAGTCACATAGGGCGAGGTCCCCTTAGATTCGGCAAATGCGATCCCGGGGGCAAAGGCCGCGAGCGCTGTCGAGACAAGCACGATCTTGACAATAGTCATCTTTGCGTTAACCGCCGTTGCCTTGGTGTTCATTGACGCCTCCCTCGGTTGTCGCTGAAAACGACCTGCACCGTTGCGTTTTATGCTTATCGATAGCGCTCGATGCGGCTTCAGGTTTTGATCATTTTTAAATATCCTGCATAAGGTCTAGCTATAATACGCATTCGCCAATCATAGTTTAGCTAGAACTATTCAATACTTTATATTGTCTGAATTTTATTCGTTTTAATTATAAAAAACAACGCCATGAGCTTTATCTAAAAATATAATAATAATAAAATTACAGTAGTAATTAACCGATATTGCTGCTTTTAGCTCATAAATCAAGATGTTAAATATTTAAAAGATATTTTCATATTCACTACATTGTGATGTTCGTTAACAATGAATAAATTGGAGCGGTCAGAGTGCGGCTCGGTCATCCGATCTCGCATCATGGGCACGCCCTTCACCCTTTTGGTCACCAACCGGCGCGGGCGTCCAAATTTCCGCAATGATCGCGCGCAAGCGTTCTGCTTCGCGTAAAACCTCCTCGCAGCGCTGACGCAACGCGGCGAAGACGGTTTCGCCATGACCATCTTGCGACGCAGCGGGCGGCGGCGGAGGCGCGGCGAAATCCAGCTGCGCCATCGCCGCGCGCCGGGTCGCGTCCAGCAGCTTTTCGCTCGCCAGTGGGTCGAGATCACCGCGCCGGTTGCGGATCAGAAGGCGCACAGTGACGATCTGCGCGGCGGTGACATAGGCCGCGGCGATCAGTTTGCTGTAATGGGGCCAGACGGCGCGCTGGGCCTCGGGGTCGGCGCGCATCCGCGTCGCCGATTCGCCAAGGGCCGAAAAGGCCTCCAAGAGGTTCTTGCGCGCCAGGCGGTAATCCTGCTCCGGCGAGTTCCAGCGCAGCGACCGGTCGGCGTAACGGCGCAGGGCGCGCAGAAAGCCGTCGGCGAGGCCGGGCGCGCTATGGCGCTCCCATTGCGGCAGCAGGAAAGTGAACAGAAAGGCGATGAGGGCGCCGACGCCCGTATCGATCAGACGCGCCGCGACCAGCGGCGCCTTCGTCGGATCGAGCAGATGGAGCGCGAGCAGCGCCATCACCGACGCGGCGAAGGAGGACAGGCGGTAGTCGATCTTCACATAGGCATGGGCGACGGCCAACGCGAGAAGCTGAACCGCGAACAGCAGCGGCCACGAGCCGATCCACAGAAGCGCGCCCGCGGCGCCGCAGCCGAGGATCGTGCCCAGCAGCCGCTCGTCGCGTCTCTGGCGCGTCGCGGCATAGCTGGCGCGCATGATCACCGCGATGGTCAGGAGAATCCAGTTGCCGTGCTCCAGACCGGGAACCAGCACGGTCAGGGCGTAGCCGCAGCCGAGCGCCAGAGCGAGCCGCACGGCGTGGCGGAAGATCGGCGACGACCAGCGCAGGTGCTGCAGGATGACGTCGAGCGAGACTTTCACCGGCGGCGCGAAGGCGCGCATGTCCACGCCGGCCATGGCCTTTTCGGCGGCGTCCTGGCTGGTCAGCAAGGCGGGAAGGCTGGCGAGCTGCGACAACGCGAGTCCGACGCGCGCGCGGGTGAGGCGCGCGGCGCGCAGGACGGTCGGATCGGCGCCCTGCCCGGCCTCCATGGCTGCAATAGCTGCGGAAAAAGCGTCGAGCTCCGGCTCTCGGTTCGGAAAGGACAATTGCCCGCCGCCGACGACCAGATCGAGCGCCAGCGCGTCGAGATCGCCGGCCATTTCGCGTAGAAGGCGCTCGATTTGCGCCGCCGGGTCATCCGCTGACGCCGAGGCGCCATCGGGCGCCCCGTTCGACGAGCCATGCGCCAGCCGCAGCGGCGCATGATCGGCCAGCATCGAAACGACGCCGTCGAAGGCGTCGAGCACCGCGGCGAGCGCCGCGATCAGCCGCGTCGCCTCGGGGCGCCCGGCGGCGGAGGCGATGAGGCTGCGTGCGGTCTGGAGATGATCGGCGAAAGACACCTGCTGCTCGACCACCCGGAGACAGACCTCGCCCTCGTCGGCGTCCTTGCGATAGAAGCCGGAGACCCGGCGCAGGAAGGACGCGAATTCGCGCAGGACTTCGGCAAGCGTAATGCGGCGGCCCGAGGCGTCGGTGAGTTTGGTGAGCGCAAGCGCCAATGGGATATATAAGGCGCCGCCGAAGGTCGCCATCTCGGCGTAATTCAGGCGGGCGGCAAGGGTCACGGCGGGCGCGCCCAGCGCAAGAACCAGCGACAGCAGCGAAAGCACGGAGAGCGGAAGCGCCCAGCGGCCCCATGCGATCAGCAGCCCGGCGATGAAACCGGAGACGATGACGACCACGCCTTCGGCGAGGTGACTTCCGCCGGCGAAGGCGGCGGCAAAGGCTGGAACAGAGGCGCAAATCCACGCCAGCGGCAGGATGCGCAGCTTGGCCGAAAAGGGCGTCGAGGTGTCGGCGATCGAGACGCAGAGCGCGCCCAGAGCCGCCGCCATGCCGGACTCAAAGCCGAACAGGCCCGATGATGCGAGCCCGACGATCAGCACGCCGATCGCAACGGCGACGCCGTTCACGATGTGATAACCGAAGAAATATTTGAGAAGTTTTGGTTTCACGCGCATCGGCGCAGTCGCTCGCAGACAAGCCCAATCAGGAATGGTCATGGCCAGGAGTGAAACGATCCACGCC
This genomic interval from Candidatus Rhodoblastus alkanivorans contains the following:
- a CDS encoding FUSC family protein, translating into MRVKPKLLKYFFGYHIVNGVAVAIGVLIVGLASSGLFGFESGMAAALGALCVSIADTSTPFSAKLRILPLAWICASVPAFAAAFAGGSHLAEGVVVIVSGFIAGLLIAWGRWALPLSVLSLLSLVLALGAPAVTLAARLNYAEMATFGGALYIPLALALTKLTDASGRRITLAEVLREFASFLRRVSGFYRKDADEGEVCLRVVEQQVSFADHLQTARSLIASAAGRPEATRLIAALAAVLDAFDGVVSMLADHAPLRLAHGSSNGAPDGASASADDPAAQIERLLREMAGDLDALALDLVVGGGQLSFPNREPELDAFSAAIAAMEAGQGADPTVLRAARLTRARVGLALSQLASLPALLTSQDAAEKAMAGVDMRAFAPPVKVSLDVILQHLRWSSPIFRHAVRLALALGCGYALTVLVPGLEHGNWILLTIAVIMRASYAATRQRRDERLLGTILGCGAAGALLWIGSWPLLFAVQLLALAVAHAYVKIDYRLSSFAASVMALLALHLLDPTKAPLVAARLIDTGVGALIAFLFTFLLPQWERHSAPGLADGFLRALRRYADRSLRWNSPEQDYRLARKNLLEAFSALGESATRMRADPEAQRAVWPHYSKLIAAAYVTAAQIVTVRLLIRNRRGDLDPLASEKLLDATRRAAMAQLDFAAPPPPPAASQDGHGETVFAALRQRCEEVLREAERLRAIIAEIWTPAPVGDQKGEGRAHDARSDDRAAL